One genomic window of Cricetulus griseus strain 17A/GY chromosome 3, alternate assembly CriGri-PICRH-1.0, whole genome shotgun sequence includes the following:
- the Tmem219 gene encoding insulin-like growth factor-binding protein 3 receptor isoform X2: MGSCQAGHNLHLCLAHHPPLVCATLILLLLGLSGLGLGGFLLTHTSGLRSPDIPQDWVSFLRSFGQLSLCPVNGTVAGKWRGPHVVGLLTTLNFGDASDRNKTQTFQANVHGSQIGLKGSSAGESILITARVASGRTPETCLYFSAVPEILPSSQPPISCSEEGAENATLSPVMGEECVRVWSLERFVLTKLLTSEELALCGTRLLVLGSFLLLFCGFLCCVTAVCFHPRPESHRSRTRL, encoded by the exons atgggcAGCTGCCAAGCAGGGCACAACCTGCATCTTTGTCTGGCTCATCACCCACCTTTGGTCTGTGCCACTTTGATCCTGCTGCTCCTTGGCCTCTCTGGCCTGGGCCTTGGTGGCTTCCTCCTCACCCATACATCTGGCCTACGTAGCCCTGACATTCCCCAG GATTGGGTTTCCTTCTTGAGGTCTTTTGGCCAGCTGAGCCTGTGCCCTGTGAATGGGACAGTCGCAGGGAAGTGGCGAGGGCCTCATGTCGTCGGCTTACTGACTACTTTGAACTTCGGAGATGCTTCAGATAGGAACAAAACCCAAACATTCCAAGCCAACGTCCATGGTAGTCAGATAGGATTGAAAG ggtcctctgcaggagagTCTATCCTCATCACAGCCAGAGTGGCCTCAGGAAGGACTCCAGAGACCTGCCTCTATTTCAGTGCTGTTCCAGAAATCTTGCCCTCTAGCCAGCCACCTATATCCTGCTCAGAGGAGGGAGCTGAAAATGCTACCTTGAGCCCAGTGATGGGTGAAGAGTGTGTCAGGGTCTGGAGCCTCGAACGCTTTGTGCTCACCAAGCTCCTTACTTCG GAGGAGCTAGCTCTGTGTGGCACCAGACTGTTGGTCCTGGGCTCGTTCCTGCTTCTCTTCTGTGGTTTTCTCTGCTGTGTCACTGCTGTGTGCTTCCATCCACGCCCAGAGTCCCACCGGTCCAGAACACGGCTTTAA
- the Tmem219 gene encoding insulin-like growth factor-binding protein 3 receptor isoform X1 — protein MGEGLLICRLLSSSPSLSSSRWSTEAQTPLLPMGSCQAGHNLHLCLAHHPPLVCATLILLLLGLSGLGLGGFLLTHTSGLRSPDIPQDWVSFLRSFGQLSLCPVNGTVAGKWRGPHVVGLLTTLNFGDASDRNKTQTFQANVHGSQIGLKGSSAGESILITARVASGRTPETCLYFSAVPEILPSSQPPISCSEEGAENATLSPVMGEECVRVWSLERFVLTKLLTSEELALCGTRLLVLGSFLLLFCGFLCCVTAVCFHPRPESHRSRTRL, from the exons ATGGGTGAGGGCCTTCTGATCTGCAGGCTCTTGTCCAGTTCTCCCTCACTGTCCTCCAGCAGGTGGTCCACGGAGGCCCagacccctctgctccccatgggcAGCTGCCAAGCAGGGCACAACCTGCATCTTTGTCTGGCTCATCACCCACCTTTGGTCTGTGCCACTTTGATCCTGCTGCTCCTTGGCCTCTCTGGCCTGGGCCTTGGTGGCTTCCTCCTCACCCATACATCTGGCCTACGTAGCCCTGACATTCCCCAG GATTGGGTTTCCTTCTTGAGGTCTTTTGGCCAGCTGAGCCTGTGCCCTGTGAATGGGACAGTCGCAGGGAAGTGGCGAGGGCCTCATGTCGTCGGCTTACTGACTACTTTGAACTTCGGAGATGCTTCAGATAGGAACAAAACCCAAACATTCCAAGCCAACGTCCATGGTAGTCAGATAGGATTGAAAG ggtcctctgcaggagagTCTATCCTCATCACAGCCAGAGTGGCCTCAGGAAGGACTCCAGAGACCTGCCTCTATTTCAGTGCTGTTCCAGAAATCTTGCCCTCTAGCCAGCCACCTATATCCTGCTCAGAGGAGGGAGCTGAAAATGCTACCTTGAGCCCAGTGATGGGTGAAGAGTGTGTCAGGGTCTGGAGCCTCGAACGCTTTGTGCTCACCAAGCTCCTTACTTCG GAGGAGCTAGCTCTGTGTGGCACCAGACTGTTGGTCCTGGGCTCGTTCCTGCTTCTCTTCTGTGGTTTTCTCTGCTGTGTCACTGCTGTGTGCTTCCATCCACGCCCAGAGTCCCACCGGTCCAGAACACGGCTTTAA